One window of Phoenix dactylifera cultivar Barhee BC4 chromosome 5, palm_55x_up_171113_PBpolish2nd_filt_p, whole genome shotgun sequence genomic DNA carries:
- the LOC103704626 gene encoding FCS-Like Zinc finger 3-like yields MDGASFSSSSSSSSSSSDLEAGFSGSAPAPYVLYPSYYGNNNNNNNNNNNRRRGSYRALVGSPRSRFYCDPLSDDEPHHFLDSCFLCKKPLAGNRDIFMYRGDTPFCSEECRQEQIEMDEAMEKKWKLSFKASSRKEREAQNQKPNATSPPKARKLPVQAGTVVAG; encoded by the exons ATGGACGGCGCTTCCTTTTCTtcgtcttcatcttcttcttcttcctcctccgatcTTGAAGCGGGGTTCTCCGGGAGTGCTCCTGCTCCTTACGTTCTCTACCCCTCTTATTatggtaataataataataataataataataataataataggagGAGGGGGAGCTACAGAGCGCTGGTGGGGTCCCCGAGATCGAGGTTCTACTGCGACCCTCTCTCCGACGATGAGCCTCACCACTTCCTCGACTCCTGCTTTCTTTGCAAGAAGCCCCTCGCCGGCAACCGCGACATCTTTATGTACAG AGGGGACACGCCGTTCTGCAGCGAGGAGTGCAGGCAAGAGCAGATCGAGATGGACGAGGCCATGGAGAAGAAGTGGAAGCTCTCCTTCAAGGCTTCTTCCAGAAAAGAGCGGGAGGCACAGAACCAGAAGCCCAACGCCACCAGCCCTCCCAAGGCTCGGAAACTCCCCGTCCAGGCTGGAACCGTCGTCGCCGGTTAA
- the LOC103704627 gene encoding mitochondrial pyruvate carrier 4-like, whose translation MASSKIQALWNHPAGPKTIHFWAPTFKWGISIANVADFTKPPEKISYPQQIAVTCTGLIWSRYSTVITPKNWNLFSVNVAMAGTGLYQLFRKIRHDQYSEVQEVPAKE comes from the exons ATGGCATCATCAAAAATTCAAGCTCTATGGAACCACCCAGCTGGCCCTAAAACCA TTCATTTCTGGGCCCCAACTTTTAAATGGGGTATAAGCATTGCAAATGTTGCTGACTTCACCAAGCCACCTGAAAAAATTTCCTACCCTCAGCAAATTG CTGTTACTTGCACTGGGCTCATCTGGTCACGTTACAGCACAGTAATCACACCA AAAAACTGGAATCTTTTCAGCGTAAATGTTGCAATGGCTGGGACAGGCCTTTATCAACTTTTTCGTAAAATTCG GCATGATCAGTATTCTGAGGTGCAAGAAGTACCtgcaaaagaataa